From Streptomyces sp. 6-11-2, one genomic window encodes:
- a CDS encoding Gfo/Idh/MocA family protein yields the protein MSEAKLRAGLVGLGSMGRHHCRILSELDGVELVAVVDPMGDKFGVSRGVPVLESVEQLVALGVDYTVVACPTALHEEVGLQLAEAGVHALVEKPVADTVEGARRLVEAFEARGLVAGVGHIERYNPALQSLRARLEAGELGEVFQVVTRRQGPFPHRIADVGVVKDLATHDIDLTAWVTGKPYVSVSAHTVSKSGRPHEDMVAAVGQLADGTMVNHLVNWLSPLKERFTSVTGERGCFIADTLTADLTFHSNAAVATEWEALQAFRGVAEGDMIRYAIPKREPLLVEHEFFRDAVLGRSHEISTLRQGLRTVEVAAAVLESAATGDTVRLDTADDAVPSGA from the coding sequence CCTGTCCGAACTCGACGGCGTGGAACTGGTCGCCGTCGTCGACCCGATGGGCGACAAGTTCGGCGTCTCGCGGGGCGTGCCGGTCCTGGAGTCCGTCGAGCAGCTCGTCGCGCTGGGCGTCGACTACACCGTGGTGGCCTGCCCGACCGCGCTCCACGAGGAGGTCGGCCTGCAGCTCGCCGAGGCCGGGGTGCACGCGCTGGTCGAGAAGCCGGTGGCCGACACCGTCGAGGGCGCGCGGCGCCTGGTCGAGGCGTTCGAGGCCCGCGGCCTGGTGGCCGGCGTCGGCCACATCGAGCGCTACAACCCGGCGCTGCAGAGCCTGCGGGCCCGCCTGGAGGCGGGTGAGCTGGGCGAGGTGTTCCAGGTCGTGACCCGCCGGCAGGGGCCGTTCCCGCACCGCATAGCCGACGTGGGCGTGGTCAAGGACCTGGCGACCCACGACATCGACCTGACCGCCTGGGTCACCGGCAAGCCCTACGTGTCGGTCTCCGCGCACACCGTCTCCAAGAGCGGCCGCCCGCACGAGGACATGGTCGCCGCCGTCGGGCAGCTGGCCGACGGCACCATGGTCAACCACCTCGTCAACTGGCTGAGTCCGCTCAAGGAACGGTTCACCTCGGTCACCGGCGAGCGCGGCTGCTTCATCGCCGACACCCTCACCGCGGACCTGACCTTCCACTCCAACGCGGCCGTCGCGACCGAGTGGGAGGCCCTGCAGGCGTTCCGTGGCGTCGCCGAGGGCGACATGATCCGCTACGCGATCCCCAAGCGGGAGCCGCTCCTCGTCGAGCACGAGTTCTTCCGGGACGCCGTGCTCGGCCGCTCGCACGAGATCTCGACGCTCCGCCAGGGCCTGCGGACGGTCGAGGTGGCCGCCGCGGTGCTCGAATCCGCCGCCACCGGTGACACCGTGCGGCTGGACACGGCCGACGACGCCGTGCCGTCCGGGGCCTGA
- a CDS encoding nucleotide sugar dehydrogenase, whose product MNICVVALGKIGLPLAVQFASKGHRVIGADVNEKVVDLVNAGTEPFPGEHDLDVRLKRAVDDGLLSATTDTADAVARSEAVVVVVPLFVDAEGVPDFGWMDAATKAIAQGLKPGTLVSYETTLPVGTTRDRWAPMLAEGSGLTAGEDFHLVFSPERVLTGRVFADLRRYPKLVGGIDEASTRRGVDFYQQVLDFDERDDLPRPNGVWDLGTSEASEMAKLAETTYRDVNIGLANQFARFADTAGIDVKKVIEACNSQPYSHIHQPGIAVGGHCIPIYPRMYLWNDPQATVVRAAREANAAMPAYAVDLLAAAYGDLTGVNVLVLGAAYRGGVKETAFSGVYGTVEALRERGAVPCVSDPMYTAEELTAYGLPPHEGQTVTAAILQADHAEYRELSATDLPDVRVLVDGRRTTDPARWEGVRRVVIGG is encoded by the coding sequence ATGAACATCTGCGTAGTCGCCCTCGGGAAGATCGGCCTGCCGCTCGCCGTGCAGTTCGCCTCCAAGGGCCACCGGGTGATCGGCGCCGACGTCAACGAGAAGGTCGTCGACCTGGTCAACGCCGGTACCGAGCCCTTCCCCGGCGAGCACGACCTCGACGTCCGGCTCAAGCGGGCCGTCGACGACGGGCTGCTGTCCGCCACCACCGACACCGCCGACGCGGTGGCCCGGTCCGAGGCCGTCGTCGTGGTCGTGCCGCTGTTCGTGGACGCCGAGGGCGTGCCGGACTTCGGCTGGATGGACGCGGCGACCAAGGCCATCGCACAGGGGCTGAAGCCGGGCACCCTGGTGTCGTACGAGACCACGCTCCCCGTCGGCACGACCCGCGACCGCTGGGCGCCGATGCTCGCCGAGGGCTCGGGGCTGACCGCGGGCGAGGACTTCCACCTGGTGTTCTCCCCGGAACGGGTCCTCACCGGCCGGGTCTTCGCCGACCTGCGGCGCTACCCGAAGCTGGTCGGCGGCATCGACGAGGCGTCGACCCGGCGCGGCGTGGACTTCTACCAGCAGGTCCTCGACTTCGACGAGCGCGACGACCTGCCGCGGCCCAACGGCGTGTGGGACCTGGGCACCTCGGAGGCGTCCGAGATGGCCAAGCTCGCCGAGACCACCTACCGGGACGTCAACATCGGCCTGGCCAACCAGTTCGCGCGCTTCGCCGACACCGCGGGCATCGACGTCAAGAAGGTCATCGAGGCCTGCAACAGCCAGCCTTACAGCCACATCCACCAGCCGGGCATCGCCGTCGGCGGCCACTGCATCCCGATCTACCCGCGGATGTACCTGTGGAACGACCCGCAGGCCACCGTGGTGCGCGCCGCCCGCGAGGCCAACGCGGCCATGCCGGCGTACGCCGTCGACCTCCTCGCGGCCGCCTACGGCGATCTGACCGGCGTGAACGTCCTCGTGCTGGGCGCCGCCTACCGGGGCGGTGTCAAGGAGACCGCGTTCTCGGGCGTCTACGGCACGGTGGAGGCGCTGCGCGAGCGCGGCGCGGTGCCCTGCGTCTCCGACCCGATGTACACCGCCGAGGAGCTGACCGCGTACGGCCTGCCCCCGCACGAGGGCCAGACCGTGACCGCCGCCATCCTCCAGGCCGACCACGCCGAGTACCGCGAGCTGTCGGCAACCGACCTGCCGGACGTACGCGTCCTGGTCGACGGCCGCCGCACCACCGACCCGGCCCGCTGGGAGGGCGTGCGCCGGGTGGTCATCGGCGGCTGA
- a CDS encoding glycosyltransferase family 4 protein, giving the protein MSTAEPRPEAGDRPHLLYFAIGFPPAAKSCVFRMRETANQFVSLGWRVTVVTIEDEGWLGDCGIDPTLSASVDPRIDIVKLPLSRDDLETDLRRFSRERAIDPKLWHRTMRERASEVFPDPVFGGWRYDLEEAALRIHRENPVTLSLASCVPYVQLAPVRRLYEDCGVPYAVDFRDGWSIDVVDDVEAFPRDSEAAKWEERAIADAVSFWCVNDPIAEHYRNRYPEHRSRVHVVRNGYDADSVDLPARQRSADEPLVFGHLGTVSFSVRLLEKVLEAWNAARARDPLVASATLEVRGHIGYGANRGANQHMELLRGAADDGVVVGGPVPKAEVSQVYGGWDALLLVILGGRHMTSGKVYEYMSTGLPIVSMHEREHDASHLLDGHPLWTGAHGLDVEKLTDSFCRAAHLAVSATDEQRRAARAHGAAYERGTLMRPAVRALTELVTGAVPEIKEKVES; this is encoded by the coding sequence TTGTCAACCGCTGAACCAAGACCCGAGGCGGGCGACCGCCCGCACCTGCTGTACTTCGCGATCGGTTTCCCGCCCGCGGCCAAGAGCTGCGTTTTCCGCATGCGGGAGACCGCCAACCAGTTCGTGTCGCTGGGGTGGCGGGTCACCGTCGTCACCATTGAGGACGAAGGCTGGCTGGGTGACTGCGGCATCGACCCGACCCTCTCCGCGTCCGTCGACCCCCGGATCGACATCGTGAAGCTGCCGCTGTCCCGGGACGACCTGGAGACCGACCTGCGCCGGTTCTCGCGGGAACGGGCCATCGACCCGAAGCTGTGGCACAGGACCATGCGCGAGCGGGCGTCCGAGGTCTTCCCCGACCCAGTCTTCGGCGGCTGGCGGTACGACCTGGAGGAGGCCGCGCTGCGCATCCACCGGGAGAACCCCGTGACGCTCTCCCTGGCCAGCTGCGTCCCGTACGTCCAACTGGCCCCCGTGCGACGCCTGTACGAGGACTGCGGCGTGCCCTACGCCGTGGACTTCCGCGACGGCTGGTCCATCGACGTGGTGGACGACGTCGAGGCGTTCCCCAGGGATTCCGAGGCGGCGAAGTGGGAAGAGCGGGCCATCGCCGACGCGGTGTCCTTCTGGTGCGTCAACGACCCCATCGCGGAGCATTACCGCAACCGCTACCCCGAACACCGCTCACGCGTCCACGTCGTCCGCAACGGCTACGACGCCGACAGCGTGGACCTGCCGGCCCGGCAGCGGTCCGCCGACGAGCCGCTCGTCTTCGGCCACCTGGGAACAGTCAGCTTCTCGGTCCGGCTGCTGGAGAAGGTCCTTGAGGCCTGGAACGCCGCGCGCGCCCGCGATCCGCTCGTCGCCTCGGCCACGCTGGAGGTACGCGGACACATCGGTTACGGAGCCAACCGCGGCGCCAACCAGCACATGGAGCTGCTGCGCGGGGCCGCCGACGACGGAGTCGTGGTCGGCGGCCCCGTGCCCAAGGCGGAGGTGTCCCAGGTCTACGGCGGCTGGGACGCACTGCTGCTCGTCATCCTGGGCGGCCGGCACATGACCTCCGGCAAGGTCTACGAGTACATGAGCACCGGCCTTCCGATCGTGTCCATGCACGAACGGGAGCACGACGCGTCCCACCTCCTGGACGGTCACCCCCTGTGGACCGGTGCGCACGGTCTCGACGTCGAGAAGCTGACGGATTCGTTCTGCCGCGCCGCCCACCTGGCGGTCTCGGCCACCGACGAGCAGCGCCGGGCGGCACGCGCGCACGGTGCGGCCTATGAGCGCGGGACGCTCATGCGGCCCGCGGTGCGGGCCCTGACCGAACTGGTCACGGGAGCGGTCCCCGAGATCAAGGAGAAGGTGGAATCGTGA